The proteins below are encoded in one region of Corynebacterium felinum:
- the dnaE gene encoding DNA polymerase III subunit alpha, whose product MAKKSSFVHLHNHTEYSMLDGMAKVDLLAQEVKRLGMPAVGMTDHGNMFGSDAFYHSITKAGIKPIIGIEAYLAPGSRFDMKRQRWGEEHQKSDDVSASGAYLHQTMIAETAEGLHNLFYLSSMASYEGQLGKWPRMDAELIAEHATGIIATTGCPSGDVQTRLRLGQFDKALEAAAMWQDIYGRDNYFLELMDHGLDIENRVRSELLEIGRKLNLPPLVTNDCHYVLESQAHAHEVMLCVQTGKTMQDPDRFKFDGTGYYVKSAEEMRELWDHMVPDACDNTLWIAERVQDYSSVWEPHTHDRMPIADVPEGHTPTSWLRHEVMAGLQERFPGKEVPREYIERAEFEINVIDMKGYPSYFLIVAELIKHARSIGIRVGPGRGSAAGALVAYALTITNIDPIVHGLLFERFLNPERPSAPDIDIDFDDRRRGEMIKYATDRWGEDKIAQVITFGTVKTKQAIKDAARALYGQPGYQIADRITKVLPPPIMAKDIPLAGIMDPEHPRYTEAGEVRQLIEVDPDVKRIYETARGLEGVVRQAGVHACAVIMASVPLLDCIPMWKRPADGALITGWPYPACEAIGLLKMDFLGLRNLTVIGDALENIKLNRNEDIDLETLDTDNPAVYELLSRGDTLGVFQLDSGGMQELLKRMQPTGFNDIVASLALYRPGPMGVGAHLDYADRKNGRKPITPIHPELADALKDILDETYGLIVYQEQIMEISRKLANYTAGEADGFRKAMGKKKPEVLAAEYEKFFAGCSANGFSKDAVDALWGVIEPFAAYAFNKSHAAGYGLVSYWTAYLKANYAAEYMAALLTSVADKKDKMAIYLADCRHQGISVLSPDVNESRFNFMPVGTDNIRFGLGAVRNVGEDVVASIVKERKAKGLYSDFSDYLDKIELTACNKRVTESLIKAGAFDSMGHSRKGLMMIFEDAVDAAIGPKKAMDKGQFDLFSAFGDAPEEVTNAFSIQVPDDAWDKKHQLALEREMLGLYVSGHPLDGFEEALEAQVNTPLSLIASGEVSHGQEVEIGGIISSVDRRMSKKDGSPWAIVTIEDHHGVQVELLVFNKIYAIVGPQIVEDNIVLVKAHVTIRDERIGVFCDDLKIPELGPGNGAGLPLRLTMRTEQCTMDNIARLKSVLVANAGDSDVYLNLVDGDESHVMILGDHLRVKRTASLMGDLKATLGPGILG is encoded by the coding sequence ATGGCCAAAAAATCATCCTTCGTCCACCTGCACAATCACACCGAATACTCAATGCTCGATGGCATGGCGAAGGTTGACCTGCTGGCACAAGAAGTCAAACGCCTCGGCATGCCCGCCGTAGGCATGACCGACCACGGCAACATGTTCGGCTCCGACGCCTTCTATCATTCGATCACCAAAGCCGGCATCAAACCAATCATCGGCATCGAAGCCTACCTAGCACCAGGCAGCCGATTCGACATGAAACGCCAACGCTGGGGCGAAGAACACCAGAAATCCGACGACGTTTCCGCATCAGGCGCATACCTACACCAAACCATGATCGCCGAAACAGCCGAAGGGCTTCACAACCTGTTCTACCTATCCTCCATGGCCTCCTATGAAGGACAACTGGGCAAATGGCCCCGAATGGACGCCGAACTGATCGCCGAACACGCCACCGGCATCATCGCCACCACCGGATGCCCCTCCGGTGACGTGCAAACCCGATTACGCCTAGGCCAATTCGACAAAGCCCTTGAAGCCGCAGCCATGTGGCAAGACATCTACGGCCGCGACAACTACTTCCTCGAACTAATGGATCACGGCCTCGACATCGAAAATCGAGTGCGCAGCGAACTGCTGGAAATCGGCCGCAAACTCAACCTGCCACCACTAGTGACCAATGACTGCCACTACGTACTGGAATCGCAAGCCCATGCACACGAAGTGATGCTGTGCGTGCAAACCGGTAAAACCATGCAAGATCCGGACCGATTCAAATTCGACGGCACTGGCTACTACGTGAAAAGCGCAGAAGAAATGCGCGAACTATGGGACCACATGGTTCCTGATGCCTGCGACAACACCTTATGGATTGCCGAACGCGTCCAAGACTATTCCTCAGTATGGGAGCCCCACACACACGACCGCATGCCCATTGCAGACGTGCCCGAAGGACATACCCCCACATCGTGGTTACGCCACGAAGTGATGGCAGGTTTGCAAGAGCGTTTCCCCGGCAAGGAAGTTCCGCGCGAGTACATTGAGCGCGCCGAATTTGAAATCAACGTGATCGATATGAAGGGCTACCCTTCCTACTTCCTCATTGTCGCCGAACTGATCAAACATGCCCGCAGCATCGGCATTCGTGTGGGACCTGGTCGTGGTTCGGCCGCAGGCGCACTGGTGGCCTATGCGCTGACCATCACCAACATTGATCCCATCGTGCATGGTCTGCTGTTCGAGAGATTCCTCAACCCGGAACGTCCCTCGGCACCCGATATCGATATCGACTTCGACGACCGTCGCCGCGGCGAAATGATCAAGTACGCCACGGACCGTTGGGGTGAAGACAAGATTGCCCAGGTGATCACCTTCGGAACGGTGAAAACAAAACAGGCGATTAAAGACGCCGCCCGCGCACTCTATGGACAACCGGGCTACCAGATTGCCGACCGCATCACGAAAGTCCTACCGCCACCAATCATGGCGAAAGACATCCCGCTGGCGGGAATCATGGACCCTGAACACCCGCGCTACACCGAGGCAGGGGAGGTTCGTCAACTCATTGAAGTCGACCCTGACGTCAAGCGCATCTACGAAACCGCGCGAGGCCTCGAAGGCGTCGTCCGACAGGCTGGCGTACATGCGTGTGCGGTCATTATGGCCTCAGTCCCACTCCTGGATTGCATCCCAATGTGGAAGAGACCCGCTGACGGTGCCCTGATTACAGGCTGGCCGTATCCTGCCTGTGAAGCCATTGGTCTGCTCAAGATGGACTTCCTTGGTCTGCGTAACTTGACAGTTATTGGCGACGCATTGGAAAACATCAAACTCAACCGCAATGAAGATATCGACCTAGAAACACTCGACACCGACAACCCAGCAGTGTATGAGTTGCTGTCACGCGGTGACACTCTAGGCGTGTTCCAGCTGGACTCCGGCGGCATGCAGGAACTGCTCAAGCGCATGCAGCCAACCGGCTTTAACGACATCGTGGCATCCCTAGCGCTCTATCGACCAGGTCCGATGGGCGTGGGCGCGCACCTAGATTATGCCGACCGCAAAAACGGACGCAAACCAATTACGCCGATCCACCCTGAACTGGCGGACGCATTGAAAGACATCCTGGATGAAACCTATGGTCTGATCGTGTATCAGGAGCAGATCATGGAGATTTCTCGTAAGCTCGCCAACTACACTGCTGGTGAAGCAGACGGTTTCCGTAAAGCAATGGGTAAGAAGAAACCTGAGGTGTTGGCGGCAGAATACGAGAAATTCTTTGCCGGATGTTCCGCGAACGGTTTCTCCAAGGACGCAGTGGATGCACTGTGGGGTGTTATCGAGCCGTTCGCAGCGTACGCGTTTAACAAGTCGCACGCTGCAGGCTACGGGCTGGTGTCGTACTGGACTGCGTATTTGAAGGCAAACTACGCAGCCGAATACATGGCCGCATTGCTCACCTCGGTTGCCGATAAGAAAGACAAGATGGCGATTTACCTCGCGGACTGTCGCCACCAAGGTATTTCGGTGCTGTCGCCAGATGTGAACGAGTCGCGCTTTAACTTCATGCCAGTGGGTACAGATAATATCCGCTTTGGTTTGGGCGCGGTACGAAACGTGGGTGAAGATGTCGTTGCATCGATTGTGAAAGAACGCAAAGCCAAAGGCTTATATTCAGATTTCTCCGACTATCTGGACAAGATTGAGCTGACCGCCTGCAATAAGCGTGTGACAGAATCGCTGATCAAAGCGGGTGCCTTCGACTCGATGGGTCATTCCCGAAAGGGATTGATGATGATCTTCGAGGACGCAGTCGATGCGGCTATTGGCCCGAAGAAAGCGATGGACAAAGGCCAGTTCGACCTGTTTTCAGCCTTCGGCGATGCTCCCGAGGAAGTAACAAATGCCTTTAGCATCCAAGTGCCGGATGATGCCTGGGACAAAAAGCACCAATTAGCGCTAGAGCGCGAAATGCTGGGCTTGTACGTGTCTGGCCACCCGCTGGATGGTTTCGAAGAGGCGTTGGAAGCCCAAGTGAATACGCCACTGTCGTTGATCGCCTCGGGTGAAGTATCACATGGGCAGGAAGTTGAAATAGGCGGCATTATTTCGTCTGTGGATCGCCGCATGTCGAAAAAGGATGGTTCACCGTGGGCGATTGTCACGATTGAGGATCATCACGGCGTTCAGGTTGAGCTGTTGGTGTTCAACAAGATCTATGCGATTGTGGGTCCGCAGATTGTTGAGGACAACATTGTGTTGGTCAAAGCGCATGTAACGATTCGCGACGAACGCATTGGTGTGTTCTGTGATGATCTGAAGATTCCTGAACTCGGCCCCGGCAACGGCGCAGGGTTACCCTTGCGATTGACGATGCGCACCGAGCAGTGCACGATGGACAATATTGCCCGGTTGAAGAGTGTGCTCGTAGCCAACGCGGGTGATTCAGATGTGTACTTGAATTTGGTCGATGGCGATGAGTCACATGTAATGATTCTGGGCGATCATCTGCGCGTGAAGCGTACAGCTAGTTTGATGGGTGATTTGAAGGCAACCTTAGGACCCGGCATTTTGGGTTAG